One region of Labrus mixtus chromosome 1, fLabMix1.1, whole genome shotgun sequence genomic DNA includes:
- the cebpg gene encoding CCAAT/enhancer-binding protein gamma, with translation MSRLSQAKLNTVDHISVSVIQSQAHASASSSSLTATVAGLQQVPQLIPANPSAGGGKALPPSEMKKPSADKDSDEYRQRRERNNLAVKKSRMRSKQKAMDTQQRVNELKEENERLEAKIKLLSKELSVLKDLFLEHAHNLADNVQPPTGADGTSPAPNNSSTNGQ, from the coding sequence ATGAGCCGGCTGTCGCAGGCGAAATTAAACACAGTTGACCACATCAGCGTGAGCGTCATCCAGAGTCAGGCCCACGCCTCCGCTTCCTCCTCGTCCCTGACGGCAACCGTAGCCGGACTACAGCAGGTCCCTCAACTCATTCCAGCAAACCCTTCAGCAGGAGGTGGAAAGGCCCTCCCACCCAGCGAGATGAAGAAGCCCTCTGCAGACAAGGACAGCGACGAGTACCGCCAGCGGCGTGAACGCAACAACCTGGCGGTGAAGAAGAGCCGCATGCGCAGCAAGCAGAAGGCGATGGACACGCAGCAGCGCGTCAACGAGCTCAAAGAGGAGAACGAGCGGCTAGAGGCCAAGATCAAACTGCTGAGCAAAGAGCTGAGCGTGCTCAAAGACCTCTTCCTGGAGCACGCCCACAACCTGGCCGACAACGTCCAGCCGCCCACAGGTGCTGATGGCACAAGCCCCGCCCCAAACAATTCCTCCACCAATGGGCAGTGA